A portion of the Drosophila innubila isolate TH190305 chromosome 3L unlocalized genomic scaffold, UK_Dinn_1.0 0_D_3L, whole genome shotgun sequence genome contains these proteins:
- the LOC117789206 gene encoding zinc finger protein 616-like yields MNEETPASIYTICRTCLSNLQEDEFFDLFVVPDLAKKLCVCTSLSVEHLDGLPRNLCTSCHSRLNDLHDFRKQCVESVQRFKELVISNNISLQSNPTDSFEELPDPLLHTKIDVNNEKDVFKMLEDVDKESEDIDNLEDAFNDSGSDYNNEDADFQVDSSDSDDEMPLSRLQSKARATKTKTKKRDEEHKSSEPNDADDPKEKPKRKRIPATELHLQRFLECHVCRKRFKKKSCYEEHIKHHNDQLPFQCTVETCKQGFTQFAGLRHHMDHKHPELCERTIACTIAGCNESFPRNIMLTNHLKKVHKILKPEARRHACTECDKVFRNPTVLKKHMYKHTGEAPPIACNLCDRRFHMNCELRDHLLRHAGVKNHVCPHCGVGKTTKQEWKKHILTHTREKQFQCRQCDHASHNQQALANHVKVVHMKIKNFACQYCGRIFGKSHACKVHERLHTGENCCKCKICGKVFLFEKRLTKHLQEMHKGDAKGDADKELTEPIDMKNEPRIPVKRRAPAKPKKSRNQEKDQEEIPKIKLNNQRTKNYEQYQDPAAERAAAAAELMAQQQGEIEAKRRAEEKARKIQEAACEELQKLQQQQISYDSFAE; encoded by the coding sequence TGCAAGAAGATGAATTTTTCGACTTGTTTGTTGTTCCGGACCTGGCCAAgaagttgtgtgtgtgtacttcgCTGTCGGTGGAGCACCTGGATGGATTACCTAGAAACCTCTGCACCTCTTGTCACAGCCGTCTAAACGATTTGCATGACTTTCGGAAGCAATGCGTGGAATCTGTGCAGAGATTCAAGGAGTTGGTgataagcaacaacatttcATTACAGTCAAATCCGACGGACAGCTTTGAAGAGCTGCCTGATCCACttttgcatacaaaaattGATGTTAATAATGAAAAGGATGTTTTCAAAATGCTGGAAGATGTCGACAAGGAATCCGAGGATATAGATAATCTGGAGGATGCATTTAATGACAGTGGAAGCGACTATAACAATGAAGATGCGGACTTCCAAGTGGATAGCAGCGATTCCGATGATGAGATGCCGCTGTCCCGCCTGCAAAGTAAAGCCAGAGCCACAAAGACCAAGACCAAAAAGAGGGATGAAGAGCATAAATCGTCCGAACCGAATGATGCAGATGATCCCAAAGAGAAACCGAAACGCAAGCGAATTCCAGCAACTGAGCTTCATTTGCAACGCTTCCTTGAATGTCACGTCTGTCGTAAGAGGTTCAAGAAGAAATCATGTTATGAGGAGCATATAAAACACCACAATGATCAATTGCCATTTCAGTGTACAGTGGAAACCTGTAAACAGGGATTCACGCAATTCGCAGGACTGCGTCATCACATGGATCACAAGCACCCGGAACTCTGCGAACGTACAATCGCCTGTACAATCGCTGGATGCAATGAATCCTTTCCACGCAATATCATGCTCACAAATCATTTAAAGAAGGTgcataaaattctaaaaccGGAGGCTCGTAGACATGCATGTACGGAATGCGACAAAGTATTCCGTAATCCAACGGTGCTCAAGAAGCACATGTATAAGCACACTGGCGAGGCGCCGCCCATTGCATGTAACCTCTGCGACAGACGCTTTCACATGAACTGCGAGCTCCGGGATCATCTGCTGCGTCATGCCGGCGTCAAGAATCATGTGTGTCCACACTGTGGTGTGGGCAAGACCACAAAACAGGAGTGGAAGAAACACATCTTGACGCACACACGGGAGAAGCAGTTCCAGTGCCGGCAGTGCGATCATGCCTCCCACAACCAACAGGCTCTGGCCAATCATGTCAAGGTCGTCCACATGAAGATTAAGAACTTTGCCTGCCAGTACTGTGGCAGGATCTTTGGCAAATCCCATGCCTGCAAGGTGCACGAGAGACTGCACACGGGAGAGAATTGCTGCAAGTGTAAGATCTGTGGCAAGGTCTTTCTCTTCGAGAAGAGATTGACAAAGCATCTGCAGGAGATGCATAAAGGAGATGCTAAAGGAGATGCGGACAAGGAGCTTACAGAGCCAATCGACATGAAGAACGAACCAAGAATTCCCGTCAAGCGGAGAGCTCCTGCCAAGCCAAAGAAATCACGAAATCAAGAAAAAGACCAAGAAGAGATAcccaaaataaaactgaataatCAACGAACAAAGAACTATGAGCAGTATCAAGATCCAGCTGCGGAACGAGCGGCTGCAGCGGCGGAGTTAATGGCCCAGCAGCAGGGCGAGATTGAGGCGAAGCGCAGGGCGGAAGAGAAAGCCCGGAAAATTCAGGAGGCAGCGTGCGAGGAACTCCAgaaattgcagcagcagcagatttcctatgacagcttcgCTGAATGA
- the LOC117789205 gene encoding zinc finger protein 431-like produces MNEETPALIYTICRTCLSNLLEDEAFDLFVVPDLAKKLCVCTSLSVEHLDGFPRNLCTTCHSRLNDLHDFRKQCVESVQRFKELMSRNTFIIQTMPDDDHPVVNAALQDDVDEEEHIKFDPLLTSKIEIDNEDNVFKMIKDVDKESDDVDNLEDAFDDSGSDYINEDMDFQVDSSDSDDKMPLTRLRSSSRATKSKKITDKPKEKAKRKRVPTAERQLNRPIECHICNQKFIKSSCYEEHMKHHNDQLPFQCSVEKCKKGFTTSTGLNHHMEHTHPELCELHPCTVEGCSESFAQTRMLTQHLRKVHNIAKPIIHPCPECDKVFRCPMALKKHMYDHTGEELPFGCNICQKRYRVPTELRDHLLRHAGIRNFVCPLCGVGRTTKQELDKHMLTHTKEKKFKCDRCDQTFKDKPSVSRHIKVVHLQIRNFVCQYCQKSFASAYHCKTHEKLHTRNDCFECKICGSSFPFGSRLTKHLRTHEKGKKTKTDGDVQKEVKEPVVIKKPKIPAKPRDLRRVEVVNISQLAGTAVNPFPSVLVSSPQDNLTKSEGKPICLDCDKNFTTIGNLRIHIKTVHDKIKDFACRFCPNRFSKKCNLRRHEYTHTGEKPYECKVCNQHFGHDKTLINHMKSHNRKEPRKRKKAKPKTKDPSKEPQVSRVRLNTEPRNYEQYQDPDAERAAATAQLMAQQLEESEAKRKAEEKTRKIQEAACEQLQKLKQPQISYDSFSK; encoded by the coding sequence ATGAATGAGGAGACTCCAGCcttaatttatacaatatgCCGCACTTGTTTGTCCAACTTGCTAGAAGATGAAGCCTtcgatttgtttgttgttccgGACCTGGCCAAgaagttgtgtgtgtgtacttcgCTGTCGGTGGAGCACCTGGATGGATTCCCGAGGAACCTCTGCACCACCTGTCACAGCCGTCTAAACGATTTGCATGACTTTCGGAAGCAATGTGTGGAATCTGTGCAGAGATTCAAGGAGTTGATGTCCAGAAACACCTTCATAATCCAAACTATGCCGGACGACGATCATCCTGTTGTGAATGCAGCGCTGCAGGATGATGTTGATGAAGAGGAGCACATTAAATTTGACCCTCTGTTGACTTCAAAAATAGAAATCGACAACGAggataatgtttttaaaatgattaaagaTGTTGACAAAGAATCCGATGATGTAGATAATCTGGAGGATGCATTTGATGACAGCGGAAGCGACTATATCAATGAGGACATGGATTTTCAAGTAGATAGTAGCGATTCCGATGATAAGATGCCGTTGACACGTCTGCGAAGTAGTTCAAGAGCCACAAAGTCCAAGAAAATAACGGATAAGCCCAAAGAGAAGGCAAAACGTAAGCGTGTTCCAACTGCTGAGAGACAATTGAATCGCCCCATTGAATGTCACATTTGTAATCAGAAGTTTATTAAGTCATCATGTTACGAGGAGCATATGAAACACCACAATGATCAATTACCATTTCAGTGTTCAGTGGAGAAGTGTAAAAAGGGATTCACGACTTCCACAGGACTAAACCATCATATGGAGCATACGCACCCGGAATTATGCGAACTTCATCCCTGTACAGTCGAAGGATGCAGTGAATCCTTTGCCCAAACTCGAATGCTGACTCAACATCTGCGAAAAGTACATAATATTGCGAAGCCCATAATACATCCATGTCCGGAATGCGATAAAGTATTCCGTTGTCCAATGGCTCTGAAGAAGCACATGTATGATCACACTGGAGAGGAGCTGCCCTTCGGCTGTAACATCTGCCAGAAACGCTATCGAGTGCCCACGGAACTTCGGGATCATCTTTTGCGCCACGCCGGGATCAGAAACTTTGTTTGTCCTCTTTGCGGTGTGGGCAGGACCACAAAACAGGAGTTGGACAAGCACATGCTGACTCACACAAAGGAAAAGAAGTTCAAGTGTGATCGATGCGATCAAACCTTCAAAGACAAGCCATCTGTGTCCAGGCACATCAAGGTGGTGCACTTGCAAATTAGGAACTTTGTCTGCCAGTATTGCCAAAAGTCCTTCGCCAGCGCTTATCACTGCAAGACTCACGAGAAATTACACACTAGAAACGATTGTTTTGAATGTAAGATCTGTGGAAGCAGTTTCCCTTTTGGGAGTAGATTAACAAAGCACTTAAGGACTCATGAGAAAGGCAAGAAGACGAAAACTGATGGGGATGTTCAGAAGGAGGTGAAAGAACCAGTTGTaataaagaaaccaaaaattCCTGCCAAACCAAGAGATCTACGTCGTGTGGAGGTAGTTAATATATCTCAATTAGCTGGCACTGCTGTTAATCCGTTTCCATCGGTACTAGTATCATCCCCGCAAGATAATTTAACCAAAAGCGAAGGAAAACCCATTTGTCTGGACtgtgacaaaaattttaccaCAATTGGTAATTTGAGGATCCACATCAAGACGGTACACGATAAGATCAAGGACTTTGCCTGCCGCTTCTGTCCCAATCGGTTTAGCAAAAAGTGTAATCTCCGTCGTCATGAGTATACGCATACGGGGGAAAAGCCGTACGAGTGTAAAGTATGCAATCAGCATTTTGGACATGATAAAACCTTAATAAATCATATGAAATCACACAACAGAAAAGAGCCgaggaaaagaaagaaagctaAGCCCAAAACAAAAGATCCTTCAAAAGAACCTCAGGTCTCTAGAGTGAGACTGAATACGGAACCACGGAATTACGAGCAGTATCAAGATCCAGATGCAGAACGAGCAGCTGCAACGGCTCAATTGATGGCCCAACAACTGGAAGAAAGTGAAGCGAAACGTAAAGCGGAAGAGAAAACTCGGAAAATTCAAGAGGCAGCATGCGAGCAGCTCCAAAAATTGAAACAGCCGCAGATCTCCTATGATAGCTTTTCTAAATAA
- the LOC117789203 gene encoding zinc finger protein 675-like, whose translation MSEDTPPSIHTICRTCLSNLQEDESFDLFVVPDLAKKLCVCTSLSVEHLDGFPRNLCTTCHSRLNDLHDFQKQCVESVQRFKELMSRNTFIIQTMPEEDAVTEKEHINFDPLLNTKMEIDNEEDVFKMLEDVDKESDDVDNLEDAFNDSGSDYNNEDADFQVDSSDSDDEMPLSSLRSNSKTTKSKAKKVDKNKPKEKPKRKRVPAAERHLHRTIECHICNQKFIKSSCYEEHMKHHNDQLPFQCSVEKCKKGFTTSTGLKHHMEHTHTELCDLHPCTVEGCSESFAQTRMLTQHLRKVHNIAKPIIHPCPECDKVFRCPMALKKHMYDHTGEELPFGCNICQKRYRVNTELRDHLLRHAGIKNFVCPYCGVGKTTKQELDKHMLTHTKEKKFKCDQCDHTSSSKQRMSKHIKVVHLKIKDFVCQYCPKSFSTAYDCKIHERLHTRNNCFECTICGRNFLFESRLTKHLRTHEKRKIKSATSSKKSETDGDAQKDSNEPESVMKVPEIPPKPRDPRRVEVVDMSQLAGTAVNPFPSVSLSSWSTQEDFNKNEGQHTCPECGKNFNKIAGLKLHIKTVHDKVKDFACRFCPKRFSKSYHLRHHEYTHTGEKPYECKVCNQNFRHDATLRKHMESHNRPRKEPKEPKKPKPKPKDPSTDPPVPRVRLNTEPVKNYEQYQDPDAERAAATAQLMAHQLEESEAMRKAEAKTREIQEAACEQLQKLQQQPISYDNFTK comes from the coding sequence ATGAGTGAGGACACTCCACCCTCAATACATACAATTTGCCGCACTTGTTTGTCCAACTTGCAAGAAGATGAATCCTTCGACCTGTTTGTTGTTCCGGACCTGGCCAAgaagttgtgtgtgtgtacttcgCTGTCGGTGGAGCACCTGGATGGATTCCCGAGGAACCTCTGCACAACCTGTCACAGCCGTTTAAACGATTTGCACGACTTTCAGAAGCAATGCGTGGAATCTGTGCAGAGATTCAAGGAGTTAATGTCCAGAAACACCTTCATAATCCAAACGATGCCGGAGGAAGATGCTGTCACTGAAAAGGAACACATTAACTTTGACCCACTATTGAATACTAAAATGGAAATTGACAACGAGGAGgatgtttttaaaatgcttgAAGATGTTGACAAAGAATCCGACGATGTAGACAATTTGGAGGATGCATTTAATGATAGTGGAAGCGACTATAACAATGAAGATGCGGACTTCCAAGTGGATAGCAGCGATTCCGATGATGAGATGCCGCTGTCCAGCCTGCGAAGTAATTCAAAGACCACAAAGTCCAAGGCCAAAAAGGTTGATAAGAATAAGCCTAAAGAGAAGCCGAAACGTAAGCGTGTTCCAGCTGCTGAGCGGCATTTACATCGCACCATAGAATGTCACATTTGTAATCAGAAGTTTATTAAGTCATCATGTTACGAGGAGCATATGAAACACCACAATGATCAATTGCCATTTCAGTGTTCAGTGGAGAAGTGTAAAAAGGGATTCACGACTTCTACAGGACTAAAGCATCATATGGAGCATACGCACACGGAGCTATGCGATCTTCACCCCTGCACGGTCGAAGGATGCAGTGAATCCTTTGCACAAACTCGAATGCTGACTCAACATCTGAGAAAAGTACATAATATTGCCAAGCCTATTATACATCCTTGTCCGGAATGCGATAAAGTATTCCGTTGTCCAATGGCTCTGAAGAAACACATGTATGATCACACTGGAGAGGAGCTGCCCTTCGGCTGTAACATCTGCCAGAAACGCTATCGAGTGAACACTGAACTTCGAGATCATCTACTACGACATGCCGGaatcaaaaactttgtttgTCCTTATTGCGGTGTGGGAAAAACAACTAAACAGGAGTTGGACAAGCACATGCTGACTCACACAAAGGAAAAGAAGTTCAAGTGTGATCAATGCGATCATACATCCTCGAGTAAGCAACGTATGTCCAAGCACATCAAAGTGGTTCACTTGAAAATCAAGGACTTTGTCTGCCAGTATTGCCCTAAATCCTTTAGCACTGCTTATGACTGCAAGATCCACGAGAGGTTGCATACTCGGAATAATTGTTTCGAGTGCACAATCTGTGGAAGAAACTTTCTTTTTGAGAGCAGATTAACAAAGCATTTGCGGACTCACGAGAAGCGCAAAATTAAATCTGCTACGAGCTCCAAAAAGTCGGAAACTGATGGGGATGCTCAGAAGGATTCGAATGAACCGGAATCCGTAATGAAAGTACCAGAAATTCCTCCCAAGCCAAGGGATCCACGTCGAGTTGAGGTAGTGGATATGTCTCAACTAGCTGGCACTGCGGTTAATCCCTTTCCATCCGTATCGTTATCATCATGGTCCACGCAAGAGGACTTCAACAAAAACGAGGGTCAGCATACTTGTCCGGAATGTGGCaaaaactttaacaaaattgcTGGTTTGAAACTGCACATAAAAACGGTACACGATAAGGTCAAGGACTTCGCCTGTCGTTTCTGTCCCAAGCGTTTTAGCAAGTCCTATCATCTTCGTCATCATGAGTATACACATACGGGGGAAAAGCCGTACGAGTGCAAAGTATGCAATCAGAACTTTAGGCATGACGCAACCTTACGAAAGCACATGGAATCACACAACAGACCACGAAAAGAACCAAAGGAACCAAAAAAGCCCAAGCCCAAGCCAAAAGATCCTTCAACAGATCCTCCGGTGCCTAGAGTCAGATTGAATACGGAACCAGTAAAGAATTACGAGCAGTATCAAGATCCAGATGCAGAACGAGCAGCTGCAACGGCTCAATTGATGGCCCACCAACTGGAAGAAAGTGAAGCGATGCGTAAGGCGGAA